In Flavobacterium sp. N1736, the following are encoded in one genomic region:
- a CDS encoding NUDIX hydrolase produces MEKGDEKVRNVARQYITNKIEIDCVIFNFENNSLKVLLVKQQDNEGVITWGLANDYIKKGETIWSTAHNILKNYTGGDNFFLEQLKAFSYQSSSSLQEDISIAYYALVKRDHNKNDLFNADVKWISIHEIADLNDKHKVILDFSLKELRSNICKSAIGFNLLPEKFTLLQVINLYEEILGIEINKSNFRRKLLQTGIVHDSNEKEEDVSHRAARFYSLNLQSHEMLSHREINFNF; encoded by the coding sequence ATGGAAAAGGGAGATGAAAAAGTTAGGAATGTTGCCAGACAATATATTACAAATAAAATAGAAATTGATTGTGTAATATTCAATTTTGAAAACAATAGCCTTAAAGTTTTGTTGGTAAAACAGCAAGATAATGAAGGAGTTATAACTTGGGGATTAGCCAATGATTATATTAAAAAAGGCGAAACGATTTGGAGCACAGCGCATAATATTCTGAAAAATTATACGGGCGGCGATAACTTTTTCCTCGAGCAGTTAAAAGCGTTTAGTTATCAGTCTTCATCGTCGCTGCAGGAGGATATTTCGATTGCTTATTATGCTTTGGTAAAACGGGATCACAATAAAAATGATTTATTTAATGCGGATGTAAAGTGGATTTCTATTCATGAAATTGCAGATTTAAACGACAAGCATAAGGTAATATTAGACTTTAGCCTGAAAGAATTACGCAGCAATATTTGCAAAAGCGCCATTGGTTTTAATTTATTGCCGGAGAAATTTACTTTGTTGCAGGTTATAAATCTTTATGAGGAGATTTTGGGAATTGAAATCAACAAATCGAATTTTAGAAGAAAGTTATTGCAAACGGGAATTGTACATGATTCTAACGAAAAAGAAGAAGATGTTTCGCACAGAGCGGCAAGGTTTTACAGTTTGAATTTGCAAAGTCATGAAATGTTATCGCACAGGGAAATCAACTTTAATTTTTA
- a CDS encoding glycoside hydrolase family 43 protein: MPEDSIEEINFEQINKKAISQPLVSHIYTADPSAHVFNGKIYIYPSHDIDAGIPFNDNGDHFGMEDYHVFSMENINAETVDNGVALHVDDVAWAEKQMWAPDAACKNGKFYLYFPAKRANGIFQIGVAVSDSPIGPFLPQPEAIKGSYSIDPAVFEDTDGKHYIYFGGIWGGQLQKYRNNKFDEDHEEPFGSEPALGPIVALLRDDMLEFAEDPKEIKILDENGAVLLAGDNDRRFFEASWVHKYNGKYYFSYSTGDTHFICYAIGDNPYGPFTYQGRILNPVVGWTSHHSICKVDDEWYLFYHDSSLSKGVTHLRSMKVTKIDYLEDGSIITIDPYGIRRLAD; this comes from the coding sequence ATGCCTGAAGATAGTATTGAAGAAATTAATTTCGAGCAAATTAATAAAAAAGCCATTTCACAACCGTTGGTTTCACATATTTATACGGCAGATCCGTCGGCGCATGTTTTTAATGGTAAAATTTATATTTATCCCTCACATGACATTGATGCCGGGATTCCGTTTAACGACAATGGAGATCATTTTGGTATGGAAGATTATCATGTGTTTTCGATGGAAAATATTAACGCTGAAACAGTTGACAATGGTGTTGCCTTGCATGTTGACGATGTAGCTTGGGCAGAAAAGCAAATGTGGGCGCCGGATGCAGCGTGCAAAAACGGAAAGTTTTATTTGTATTTTCCGGCGAAACGTGCCAACGGAATTTTCCAGATTGGGGTTGCTGTAAGTGATTCTCCAATTGGTCCTTTTTTACCACAACCCGAAGCGATTAAAGGAAGTTATAGTATTGATCCTGCCGTTTTTGAAGACACAGATGGAAAGCATTATATTTATTTTGGCGGAATTTGGGGCGGACAGCTTCAAAAATACAGAAATAATAAATTTGATGAAGATCATGAAGAACCATTTGGCAGCGAACCTGCTTTAGGACCCATCGTAGCTTTGCTTCGCGATGATATGCTAGAGTTTGCAGAAGATCCGAAAGAGATCAAAATTCTGGATGAAAACGGAGCGGTTTTGCTTGCCGGAGATAATGACCGTCGTTTTTTTGAAGCTTCATGGGTTCATAAATACAACGGAAAATATTATTTCTCGTATTCTACGGGCGATACACATTTTATTTGCTACGCAATTGGCGATAATCCGTATGGACCATTTACATATCAGGGGCGAATTTTGAATCCTGTTGTGGGCTGGACATCGCATCATTCTATTTGCAAAGTTGATGATGAATGGTATTTGTTTTATCACGATTCGAGTTTGTCAAAAGGGGTAACGCATTTGCGAAGCATGAAAGTGACCAAAATTGATTATCTGGAAGATGGTTCTATCATTACAATAGATCCTTACGGCATCAGAAGATTGGCAGATTAA